The DNA sequence TGACATCAGACGAAATTAGAACCGGTTTTCTTGAATACTTTCGCAAACACGGACACACGGTTGTCCCAAGTGCATCCTTGATACCCGCCGGGGACCCAACGCTTTTGTTTACCAACGCTGGCATGAACCAATTCAAGGATGTGTTTCTCGGGATCGGACAACGAGAGTATACGCGCGCCGTTGATACACAAAAATGTTTGCGCGTCAGTGGCAAGCACAATGACCTTGAAGAGGTCGGATACTCACCAAGCCATCAAACCTTCTTTGAGATGCTCGGAAACTGGTCGTTTGGAGATTATTACAAACAGGAAGCCATCGCTTTTGCGTGGGAATTGGTAACCGAGCTCTGGCGGATTCCCAAGGAACGCCTCTGGGCAACGGTCTATCTGGATGACGACGAAGCAGAAAAATTCTGGTTACAAGAGACTGACCTGCCCCTCTCGCGTATCCGCCGCTGTGATAAGGACAACTTTTGGGAAATGGGAGACACCGGTCCCTGTGGTCCTTGTAGTGAACTGTTTATTGACATGGGTGTGGAGGCGTTTCCTGAAACAGCGGATGATCCTGATGCCGGTCCAAACACCAGCGACCGGTTCCTTGAATTTTGGAATCTTGTGTTCATTCAATACAATCGGAACGAAAACGGTACGCTTGAACCTCTCCCCGCAACGCATGTAGACACAGGCATGGGGTTTGAGCGGATTACCTCCATATTGCAAGGCGTTGATTCAAACTATAAGACAGATATATTCACGCCACTCTTAGCGACAATCGCTGATATGACGGACACCGCCTATTCTGATGATGAACGCGGGTTGCCACATCGGGTTATTGCTGACCATATCAGGTGTTTAACGTTCGCAATCGGTGACGGAGTCATGCCATCTAACGAAGGACGCGGGTACGTTATCCGCCGAATTCTACGGCGCGCTGTGCTTTATGGTAAAAAATTAAATATGAACGAAGCCTTCGTTTACCGGCTCGTTGATAAGGTTATCGAATTGCTCGGTAATGTTTTTCCTGATGTCCTGCCACGTCGTGAGTTTATCACCCGCACAATTCAAGGTGAAGAGCATCGCTTCCATCAAACAATTGAACGCGGCTTAGAACTCCTTGATGGTTCATTCGATACGCTGACAGAGTTGGATGAAACGCAACTCGATGGAAAACGGGCATTTGAGTTGTATGATACCTTCGGTTTCCCGCTCGATTTGACCCAGATGCTTGCACGCGAACGTGGATTCACTGTTGATGAGGTAGGGTTCGAGGAGAGCATGGAAGCGCAACGGTCGCGCGGACGAACGGCGTGGGAAGCAAAAGGCGGCGCGAAAGATGAAGAAATTTCTGTTTACGCCGAAGTCCTTAAAGAACATGGCGAGACGGAGTTTGTCGGTTACACGCAAGACAACGCCGAGGCAGAAACTGTCTCTTTAATTGTTAATTCTGAATCGGTGGCAAGTGCACAACAAGGGGACGAGGTATTCGTGCTGCTGAATCGTACGCCTTTTTATGGCGAGTCTGGTGGGCAGGTTGGCGATGTCGGCACAATTGAAAGCCAGGACGCGAAGTTACATGTGCAAGACACACTCAGACCTTCTGCTGACTTGGTCGTTCATAAATGTAAGGTGGTTGAAGGAGAAATTACGCCCTATGCTGCTGTGCATGCGGAAATTGATGCCGAACACCGAAGTGCCGTTGCCATAAGTCACACAGCAACCCATCTCCTACACAGTGGATTGCGCCGTGTGCTCGGAACGCACGTCGGGCAAGCAGGTTCGCTTGTTGAAGCCGGTAGGCTGCGGTTTGACTTTTCGCATTACGAGGCTGTATCTGCAGCACAGTTCCGCGACATTGAAGGATTTGTCAATGAAAAAATTCGTGGAAATGATCCGCTTTCCATAAGCGAAATGTCTTTGGATGCAGCGAAAGCAAAAGGGGCATTAGCCTTCTTTGGCGACAAATACGGCGACATCGTACGTGTTGTACAGGCTGGTGAATATAGTGTTGAATTGTGCGGGGGTACACATGTTGGAGCAACGGGTGAACTCGGTTTTGTGAAACTGATGGGTGAGAGTAGTATTGCTGCGGGTGTTAGACGCGTTGAGGCATTGACTGGTACTACAGCAGTGACGACTGTTCAAGATGATACTGTCCTACTTTCTGATGTGGCGAATCTACTGAAAACACCTAAAACCGCCTTGTCTGAACGGATTGAACGGTTCCTACAAGAGCAACGCGAATTGGAGCAGGAACTCCAACACCTGAAAGGACAGCAAGTACTCGCTAACATCGGTGATTTAGTCGAAGGCGCAGCGCTTGTTGAGGGTGTGCGAGTTGTCGCTTCAGTTGTGGCAGACACTGATAGAGACGGCTTGCGACGGCTTGTTGATGAACTCAAAAACCGCTTAGAATCTGGTGTGGTTGCCCTTGCTTCTGTTAACGGAGACGCTGTAGCCTTTGTGGTGGGTGTGACCTCCGACCTTGTGAAAAATCGCGGTCTGCATGCCGGTAAAATCATCTCTGAGTTAACCCAATTAGCAGATGGACGTGGTGGGGGGCGTCCTGAGCTTGCGCAAGGCGGCGGCAAAGACCCAAACAAAGTGAACGTTGCAATTGGTGCAACGACTGAAATCATCAAAAAACAAATTCAGGCTTAAGCCCGTAAATGTCGCATCTTTTTACAGGTATCTGAAGAACGGTGTGGTGGGCTACGCACGAAGGAGAAAATATGGATTGGGGTGTTATTGCTTCAATTTTTTGGAAATTTAGCCTCGGTATTTTGCTGCTTGGACTTACGGCTCTTGCGGGTTATTTATGTGCAGCGATTGGAAGTCTACGCAATTCACTCAATAGCATCCGAAACACCTTAAACTCTACGGAAAGCATTGTCAATCAGGAACTCGCTGAATTGATAGCTGATGTAGACAAAACTGTGAAAGCAGTGAACGAGGAGTTACCAACGTTGCTACAAAACCTGAGCGGTTTGACGGCTTCCTTGCAAGGGATTAGTGAGTCTGAAATTCAACCCACTGTGCATAATATCCAAGAGATGAGCGGTGCCTTGAATCAAAGTATTCAAGAGCTTGAGGAATTGGTTCAGAAAGTCAGTGGTTTTTCTGGGCAGACGATTGAACAAGCCACTTTTTTCCGTAATCAGTTAGCTGTCTCGCTGGCTGATGTTATAAGTTTGTGGCAGGGCATCAAGGCAGGCTGGGACAGTTTTGCTTCCACTCGAACACCCGAACCAGAAGAAGGAGAAACCTCAGTGTCCGAGGCAGCGGATGGATAGTTGAATAGCGCGCGATTTGCATAGCGGTCAATGCACTATGAAAAAATTGTAAAAAAAAGAGCATCGGAATTGAAACTTTTTGCGCAGATTCTCGTAAACTTTAACGCCAAGTTTTGGGTTATATACTGCACCAAAACAGAATTAATTATTTCATAGAAAGGAAAAGGAAATGAGCAATAATGGACAGAACAATGGATTAGGAATGATTTTCGCTTTTTTCACGGGTTTTATGGCAGGTGCTGTTATCAGCCTGCTCTACGCACCGACTTCTGGTCGGGAGACCCGCCAGAAAATTCGCGATAAATCCGTTGAAGCAAAAAATCGGACGGTTGAGTTAGCACATCAAACCTCTGAGAGCGCACGGCAAAGTGCTCAACATCTCATGGAACAGGGCAGAGAGAGCGTCCAAGGTATCGTAGATAGCGGTAAAGAGCGGATCCAGGAAGCAGGTGAACAGGTCAAAGGTGCTGTGGAAGCGGGTCGCAAAGTCTCCGCCGATGTTCGTGCGAAAATCGCTAACTCTATCCCAGGGGTCAATGACACAGAGGAAAGCGAAGAAGAGGCTGCCGAGGAAGCCTAAAGATTTTTCATACTGCAGAGTGAGCGGGCGTTAAGCCCGCTCCTCTGGTTACAGGGCAGCTGTGTCGAATGGACGAACTGCAAAAACTTCTATTGTTATCTATTGCTAAATGAATGGAAATTGAAAAATTAAAAACTCTACTTGAACAGGTTAAGGACGGGAAAGTTGCTATAGACGATGCCTTGCAGTCTCTCCGCACGCTTCCCTTTGAAGATTTAGGGTTTTCAAAAGTCGATCACCATCGTCAACTTCGGACGGGATTTCCAGAAGTTATTTTTTGCGAAGGGAAGACGGTGGCACACGTGAAACAGATTAGCGAACGTATCCTCGCAGCAGGGCATCCACTCCTGGCAACTCGTGCCACACCCGATATGTATGAAGCTGTGAAGGAAATTGCGCCTGCAGCACGCTATAACGTGCTGGGTCGCACAATCACTGTCTCACAATCCAATGATGCAGGCACTTCAGGTATCCTCGTTGTTTCTGCGGGTACGTCCGACTTACCTGTTGCGGAGGAAGCCGCTGAAACGGTCCAGATCATGGGAAACCAGCCGGAGCGGATTTACGATGTCGGCGTTGCGGGGTTGCACCGCTTAATGAGCAATCACGAGAAACTCTTGACGGCGCGCGTTATTATCGTCGTTGCAGGTATGGAGGGGGCACTACCAAGTGTGGTCGGCGGATTGGTGGATTGCCCCGTTATTGCGGTGCCAACAAGCGTCGGTTATGGCGCAAGTTTTGGCGGGCTTGCTGCGCTCTTGGGTATGCTGAATAGCTGCGCGTCTGGTGTCACCGTTGTGAATATTGATAACGGGTTCGGTGCCGGTTATAGTGCTTCACTCATCAATCGACTGACAGCATAACAGGTCAGTCAGTTCCTATCTCAGATGTTATGCCTCTTCCTCACCTCTAATTTTTAGCACGGCAGTTGCACTCACACCTTTCGATACCCCTGCTGAACTGAAACCTGTCTTAGAAAACTGATGGTCAGCCTTTAAGTGGATGACGTTGGCATTGATACTGAGGGTGACGACATCGTTTCCAATTTTGCATCGGATGTGGTATGGCACGGATTCGGCAGTGACTGATCCATAAGAATGCGGTCGCCATGTTACACCAGAGGCTTCAGCGTAAGTTGTGAGGGCAGTCGTGGCGGCTTC is a window from the Candidatus Poribacteria bacterium genome containing:
- the alaS gene encoding alanine--tRNA ligase; translated protein: MTSDEIRTGFLEYFRKHGHTVVPSASLIPAGDPTLLFTNAGMNQFKDVFLGIGQREYTRAVDTQKCLRVSGKHNDLEEVGYSPSHQTFFEMLGNWSFGDYYKQEAIAFAWELVTELWRIPKERLWATVYLDDDEAEKFWLQETDLPLSRIRRCDKDNFWEMGDTGPCGPCSELFIDMGVEAFPETADDPDAGPNTSDRFLEFWNLVFIQYNRNENGTLEPLPATHVDTGMGFERITSILQGVDSNYKTDIFTPLLATIADMTDTAYSDDERGLPHRVIADHIRCLTFAIGDGVMPSNEGRGYVIRRILRRAVLYGKKLNMNEAFVYRLVDKVIELLGNVFPDVLPRREFITRTIQGEEHRFHQTIERGLELLDGSFDTLTELDETQLDGKRAFELYDTFGFPLDLTQMLARERGFTVDEVGFEESMEAQRSRGRTAWEAKGGAKDEEISVYAEVLKEHGETEFVGYTQDNAEAETVSLIVNSESVASAQQGDEVFVLLNRTPFYGESGGQVGDVGTIESQDAKLHVQDTLRPSADLVVHKCKVVEGEITPYAAVHAEIDAEHRSAVAISHTATHLLHSGLRRVLGTHVGQAGSLVEAGRLRFDFSHYEAVSAAQFRDIEGFVNEKIRGNDPLSISEMSLDAAKAKGALAFFGDKYGDIVRVVQAGEYSVELCGGTHVGATGELGFVKLMGESSIAAGVRRVEALTGTTAVTTVQDDTVLLSDVANLLKTPKTALSERIERFLQEQRELEQELQHLKGQQVLANIGDLVEGAALVEGVRVVASVVADTDRDGLRRLVDELKNRLESGVVALASVNGDAVAFVVGVTSDLVKNRGLHAGKIISELTQLADGRGGGRPELAQGGGKDPNKVNVAIGATTEIIKKQIQA
- a CDS encoding YtxH domain-containing protein → MSNNGQNNGLGMIFAFFTGFMAGAVISLLYAPTSGRETRQKIRDKSVEAKNRTVELAHQTSESARQSAQHLMEQGRESVQGIVDSGKERIQEAGEQVKGAVEAGRKVSADVRAKIANSIPGVNDTEESEEEAAEEA
- the larB gene encoding nickel pincer cofactor biosynthesis protein LarB, with amino-acid sequence MEIEKLKTLLEQVKDGKVAIDDALQSLRTLPFEDLGFSKVDHHRQLRTGFPEVIFCEGKTVAHVKQISERILAAGHPLLATRATPDMYEAVKEIAPAARYNVLGRTITVSQSNDAGTSGILVVSAGTSDLPVAEEAAETVQIMGNQPERIYDVGVAGLHRLMSNHEKLLTARVIIVVAGMEGALPSVVGGLVDCPVIAVPTSVGYGASFGGLAALLGMLNSCASGVTVVNIDNGFGAGYSASLINRLTA